In Flavobacteriales bacterium, a single genomic region encodes these proteins:
- a CDS encoding Nif3-like dinuclear metal center hexameric protein, which translates to MIIKDITTLIEDLAPLHLQEDYDNCGLNIGDINAEVKGVLVSLDCTEAIIEEAIAKDCNLVVVHHPLLFGDLKNINPSNWLGRTVIKAISNNVAVYASHTCLDNVVGGVNSKICEKIGLIDTEFLIDKEGNYNAGSGMIGYLKEEMLFVDFMNFIKKEFSANGIRYTQPVTDVVKKIAVCGGSGSFLLDSAISKNADVFITGDFKYHQFFDSNSEIAIADIGHYESEQFTTEVIYSLIKKKFPKFAIHFSGINTSPIKYLI; encoded by the coding sequence ATGATAATAAAAGACATAACGACGTTAATTGAAGATCTAGCGCCCTTGCATCTACAAGAAGATTACGATAATTGTGGTCTCAATATTGGCGATATCAATGCAGAAGTTAAAGGAGTATTAGTCTCTCTCGATTGTACAGAAGCGATTATCGAAGAAGCCATAGCTAAGGACTGCAATTTAGTTGTCGTTCATCATCCATTATTATTCGGTGATTTAAAGAATATCAATCCATCCAATTGGCTTGGCAGAACAGTTATTAAAGCCATAAGTAATAATGTTGCTGTTTATGCTTCGCACACATGTTTAGATAATGTGGTTGGAGGGGTTAATTCAAAAATATGTGAGAAAATAGGTTTAATCGATACGGAGTTTTTAATCGATAAAGAAGGAAATTATAACGCTGGTTCTGGAATGATCGGATACTTAAAAGAGGAAATGCTGTTTGTTGATTTTATGAATTTTATAAAAAAAGAATTTAGTGCAAATGGTATTCGGTATACACAGCCAGTAACGGATGTAGTGAAAAAAATTGCAGTCTGTGGAGGATCTGGGAGCTTTCTATTAGATAGTGCCATTAGCAAAAATGCGGATGTGTTTATTACTGGGGATTTTAAATATCATCAATTCTTTGATTCAAATAGTGAGATCGCGATCGCTGATATTGGTCATTATGAAAGTGAACAGTTCACAACAGAGGTGATTTATAGCTTAATTAAGAAAAAATTTCCTAAATTTGCCATCCATTTTTCCGGAATAAACACGAGTCCAATTAAATATTTGATTTAA
- a CDS encoding proline--tRNA ligase, which produces MGNKGITSRENFPQWYNDIVVKADLAENSDVRGCMIIKPYGYAIWEKMQAILDKKFKDTGHSNAYFPLLIPKSYLSKEANHVEGFAKECAVVTHYRLKTDSENGGVIVDPEAKLEEELIIRPTSETIIWNTFRGWIQSYRDLPLLINQWANVMRWEMRTRLFLRTSEFLWQEGHTAHALESEAIAETEQMLDVYADFAENYMAVPVLKGIKTPTERFAGAVETYCIEGLMQDGKALQMGTSHFLGQNFAKAFDVKFATKEGKLEHVWASSWGVSTRLMGALVMAHSDDDGLVLPPALAPIQVVIIPIYKGDEELEKLSVVANEIKSKLEAKGIDVKFDNRDTHKPGWKFAEYELKGVPVRLAIGKRDLENGTIEVARRDTKEKTTIERDRVGDYVVSLLDEIQTGLFERAKQFRADNIREVDTFEEFRSIIKNEAGFVSAHWDGTAETEAKIKEQTKATIRCIPLEGEEKEGVCVLTGNPSSRRVIFAKAY; this is translated from the coding sequence ATGGGTAATAAAGGGATAACTTCTAGAGAAAATTTTCCTCAATGGTATAACGATATCGTTGTAAAGGCTGACTTAGCAGAGAATTCAGACGTAAGAGGATGTATGATAATTAAACCATATGGCTATGCGATATGGGAGAAGATGCAAGCTATATTGGATAAAAAGTTCAAAGATACTGGGCATTCTAATGCTTATTTCCCCCTTTTAATCCCCAAATCTTATTTAAGTAAGGAGGCAAATCACGTGGAAGGCTTTGCAAAAGAGTGTGCTGTAGTAACACATTATCGATTAAAAACAGATTCGGAGAATGGTGGAGTTATAGTAGATCCAGAGGCCAAGTTAGAAGAAGAGCTTATTATTAGACCAACTTCGGAAACAATTATTTGGAATACGTTTAGGGGCTGGATTCAATCGTACCGCGATTTACCACTACTCATTAATCAATGGGCAAATGTTATGCGTTGGGAAATGCGAACTAGATTGTTTTTAAGAACTTCTGAATTTTTGTGGCAAGAAGGACATACAGCACATGCATTAGAATCGGAAGCTATAGCGGAAACAGAACAAATGCTAGATGTTTATGCTGATTTTGCAGAGAACTATATGGCCGTTCCTGTATTAAAAGGGATAAAGACACCTACGGAACGTTTTGCAGGCGCGGTGGAGACATATTGTATTGAAGGACTAATGCAAGATGGTAAAGCTTTGCAGATGGGAACATCTCATTTCTTGGGACAAAATTTTGCCAAAGCGTTTGATGTGAAATTTGCTACTAAAGAAGGTAAATTGGAACATGTTTGGGCTTCTTCTTGGGGAGTTTCAACAAGATTGATGGGAGCCTTAGTAATGGCACATTCGGACGATGATGGTTTGGTTTTACCTCCAGCATTAGCACCAATTCAAGTTGTAATTATTCCTATTTACAAAGGCGATGAAGAATTAGAAAAGTTAAGCGTTGTAGCGAACGAGATTAAATCTAAGCTTGAGGCGAAAGGAATTGATGTGAAATTCGATAATAGGGATACACATAAGCCTGGTTGGAAATTCGCCGAATACGAATTAAAAGGAGTTCCTGTTCGTCTGGCTATTGGTAAAAGAGATTTAGAAAATGGAACAATTGAAGTAGCGCGAAGAGATACCAAAGAGAAGACCACCATTGAGCGAGACCGAGTAGGTGACTACGTGGTATCATTACTAGACGAGATTCAAACTGGTTTATTCGAGCGGGCTAAACAATTTAGAGCAGATAATATTCGTGAAGTAGATACATTCGAAGAATTTAGGTCAATAATAAAAAACGAAGCAGGATTTGTATCTGCCCACTGGGACGGAACTGCAGAAACGGAGGCTAAAATAAAGGAACAAACCAAGGCTACAATACGTTGTATTCCATTGGAAGGAGAGGAGAAAGAAGGAGTCTGTGTTTTAACAGGTAATCCTTCAAGTAGGAGAGTGATTTTTGCAAAAGCATATTAA